In Haliaeetus albicilla chromosome 18, bHalAlb1.1, whole genome shotgun sequence, one genomic interval encodes:
- the LOC138689920 gene encoding uncharacterized protein: MARCLEENSQKLQQLERQMAQTKGWEGEGTRGQRQCPSGAGGERAWGVSRCPDGFSSSSPPLSQKHFQMARREAAASLEVAQKLPFPAHGSLRRPPLAWQREQWSGAVKALQEEAQINELLRNKLQHLLERRQGLQEPTAFRGKTAAQADAAGESLLQELVAVRLEEQMASRRQKIASWLRRLLLFLAFLQIIVLLLVLLKRDMLDGVLPPKLTDAFGSCPGRS; the protein is encoded by the exons ATGGCACGCTGTTTGGAAGAGAACAGCCAGaagctccagcagctggagaggcAGATGGCCCAGACGAAG ggctgggaaggagaggggacaCGAGGGCAGAGGCAGTGCCCGAGCGGAGCCGGAGGGGAGCGCGCTTGGGGAGTGTCCCGGTGCCCTGAcggcttctcctcctcctcccctcctctctcgCAGAAGCACTTTCAAATGGCAAGGAGGGAGGCAGCTGCAAGCCTGGAAGTGGCGCAGAAGTTGCCCTTTCCTGCGCATGGCTCCCTGCGACGTCCCCCGCTGGCTTGGCAGAGGGAGCAGTGGTCGGGGGCGGTAAAAGCTCTCCAGGAGGAGGCCCAGATCAATGAG ctgctgaggAACAAGCTCCAGCACCTGCTGGAGAGACGGCAAGGCCTCCAAGAGCCAACAGCTTT CAGGGGGAAGACGGCGGCGCAGGCAGACGCGGCAGGCGAGagcctgctgcaggagctggtggctgTGCGGCTG GAGGAGCAGATGGCGTCGAGGAGGCAGAAGATCGCTTCTTGGCTGCG GAGACTTCTTCTGTTCCTCGCCTTCCTGCAGATCATCGTCCTCCTCTTGGTCCTCCTGAAGAGGGACATGCTCGATGGAGTCCTGCCCCCAAAGCTGACAGACGCCTTTGGGagctgcccagggaggtcctAG
- the LOC138689921 gene encoding dynactin subunit 2-like, with product MADPKYSDLPGIARNEPDVCETSNVSEDDQANFEAEELASTSVEHIIINPNAAYEKFRDERLSTEGVDFSACISKPRTTGYKSGEYEILGKGLGAKETPQQRYQRLQHEVQELVREVEQIQSTVKEVAKEELMPVALARQVEGLKQQLVSSHLEKLLGPAAAIDFADPESALAKHLLQQLEVMRCSKVAAGKTPDKAPVPTGDAVTLELYWQPEQDHFAQTAKITELEKRLAQLEAMVRCKPDSQVRGQGCLPCHSPAPPSCPH from the exons ATGGCCGACCCCAAGTATTCCGACCTGCCCGGCATC GCCAGGAATGAACCTGACGTCTGCGAGACCAGCAACGTGTCCGAGGATGACCAGGCCAACTTTGAGGCG GAGGAGCTCGCCAGCACCAGCGTGGAGCACATCATCATTAACCCCAACGCCGCGTACGAGAAGTTCCGGGACGAGCGCCTGAGCACCGAGGGAGTGG ATTTCTCCGCTTGCATCAGCAAGCCCAGGACAACGGGCTACAAGTCTGGGGAATATGAAATT CTTGGCAAGGGTCTTGGTGCCAAAGAGACGCCCCAGCAGCGGTACCAGCGGCTGCAGCACGAGGTGCAGGAGCTGGTTAGGGAGGTGGAGCAGATCCAG AGCACGGTGAAGGAGGTGGCGAAGGAGGAGCTGATGCCCGTGGCCTTGGCCAGGCAGGTCGAGGGcctgaagcagcagctggtcTCCAGCCACCTGGAGAAGCTGCTGGGCCCTGCTGCAGCCATAGACTTTGCAGATCCCGAAAGTGCCCTGGCCAA gcacctgctgcagcagctggaggtgaTGAGGTGCAGCAaggtggcagcagggaagaCCCCTGACAAAGCCCCGGTGCCCACTGGAGACGCTGTCACCCTTGAGCTGTACTGGCAACCGGAGCAGGACCACTTTGCCCAGACTGCCAAG ATCACAGAGCTGGAAAAGCGGCTGGCGCAGCTGGAGGCGATGGTGCGGTGCAAGCCCGACAGCCAGGTGAGGGGCCAGGGGTGCCTGCCCTGCCACTCTCctgcccccccatcctgccCGCAC